From one Dermacentor andersoni chromosome 1, qqDerAnde1_hic_scaffold, whole genome shotgun sequence genomic stretch:
- the LOC126547336 gene encoding (Lyso)-N-acylphosphatidylethanolamine lipase-like isoform X1 produces the protein MALEDQSSAELSKGLRLLKHTCLLADTLLSSLIDLIPSWISSYIRWCPTSSEHLEEAERKLLSYMKLPVRSSFVTIDSILGCKGSHQVRTLQLGPSTKVAAEEERVPLVLVHGFASGVALWLLNLDYLAQDRTTYCFDLLGFGRSSRPRLSRDPLEAEYQFVQSIEEWRAQVGLDRFVLLGHSMGGFLAASYALRFPERVAHLVLADPWGFPERNTPRPALQLPSWVRVVSTLLSPFNPLAAVRIAGPWGPRLVEKIRPDIGKKYGHVVDDNQTVPQYIYHCNAQTPSGESAFKAMMTQYGWARYPMISRIGELHQGVPMTFIYGSRSWVDKQPGIRVQRLRQESEVDVEIIDGAGHHIFADKPDQFNEIVSKICRGADAAEKTNRALAEEKEREEREQRKMIHRLAL, from the exons ATGGCCCTCGAAGATCAATCATCGGCGGAGCTCTCCAAAGG GTTGCGCCTGCTGAAACACACGTGCCTGCTGGCAGACACCTTGTTGAGCAGCTTGATTGACCTTATTCCCAGTTGGATCTCCAGTTATATCCGATGGTGCCCCACTTCATCTGAGCACCTTGAAGAGGCTGAGCGAAAGCTGCTGTCCT ATATGAAGCTTCCTGTTCGGTCTTCATTTGTGACCATAGACTCAATCCTGGGCTGCAAGGGCAGCCACCAGGTCCGCACCCTTCAGCTAGGTCCCAGTACGAAAGTAGCTGCAGAGGAAGAACGGGTTCCACTTGTGCTGGTGCATGGCTTTGCTTCGGGAGTGGCTCTCTGGCTGCTCAACCTGGATTACCTGGCCCAGGACCGCACAACGTACTGCTTTGATCTGCTGGGCTTTGGCCGCAGTTCACGGCCACGTCTTTCGAGGGACCCTCTGGAAGCTGAATACCAGTTTGTGCAGA GTATCGAAGAGTGGCGAGCACAGGTTGGTCTCGATCGCTTTGTATTGCTGGGACACAGCATGGGTGGCTTCCTGGCTGCCTCGTATGCATTGCGCTTTCCTGAGCGTGTGGCCCACCTTGTACTTGCTGACCCATGGGGTTTCCCTGAGCGCAACACCCCTCGTCCAGCACTGCAGCTGCCAAGTTGGGTCCGTGTGGTCTCCACCTTGCTCAGCCCCTTCAACCCTTTGGCAGCTGTGCGGATTGCAGGGCCTTGGG GTCCTCGGCTAGTAGAAAAGATCAGGCCAGATATTGGAAAGAAGTACGGACATGTGGTGGATGATAATCAGACAGTTCCACAGTACATTTACCACTGCAATGCTCAAACACCTAG TGGAGAATCAGCCTTCAAGGCTATGATGACGCAGTATGGCTGGGCTCGATACCCTATGATTAGCCGCATTGGAGAGCTCCATCAAGGTGTGCCTATGACATTCATCTATGGCTCAAG ATCTTGGGTTGACAAACAGCCTGGTATTCGTGTTCAGCGACTTAGGCAAGAGAGCGAAGTGGATGTTGAG ATCATTGATGGTGCTGGCCATCACATCTTTGCTGACAAACCTGATCAATTCAATGAAATTGTGTCGAAGATCTGTCGTGGAGCAGATGCAGCTGAGAAGACAAATCGTGCCTTGGCTGAGGAGAAGGAAAGAGAGGAGCGGGAGCAGAGAAAAATGATACATCGGCTTGCTCTCTGA
- the LOC126547336 gene encoding (Lyso)-N-acylphosphatidylethanolamine lipase-like isoform X2 translates to MALEDQSSAELSKGWISSYIRWCPTSSEHLEEAERKLLSYMKLPVRSSFVTIDSILGCKGSHQVRTLQLGPSTKVAAEEERVPLVLVHGFASGVALWLLNLDYLAQDRTTYCFDLLGFGRSSRPRLSRDPLEAEYQFVQSIEEWRAQVGLDRFVLLGHSMGGFLAASYALRFPERVAHLVLADPWGFPERNTPRPALQLPSWVRVVSTLLSPFNPLAAVRIAGPWGPRLVEKIRPDIGKKYGHVVDDNQTVPQYIYHCNAQTPSGESAFKAMMTQYGWARYPMISRIGELHQGVPMTFIYGSRSWVDKQPGIRVQRLRQESEVDVEIIDGAGHHIFADKPDQFNEIVSKICRGADAAEKTNRALAEEKEREEREQRKMIHRLAL, encoded by the exons ATGGCCCTCGAAGATCAATCATCGGCGGAGCTCTCCAAAGG TTGGATCTCCAGTTATATCCGATGGTGCCCCACTTCATCTGAGCACCTTGAAGAGGCTGAGCGAAAGCTGCTGTCCT ATATGAAGCTTCCTGTTCGGTCTTCATTTGTGACCATAGACTCAATCCTGGGCTGCAAGGGCAGCCACCAGGTCCGCACCCTTCAGCTAGGTCCCAGTACGAAAGTAGCTGCAGAGGAAGAACGGGTTCCACTTGTGCTGGTGCATGGCTTTGCTTCGGGAGTGGCTCTCTGGCTGCTCAACCTGGATTACCTGGCCCAGGACCGCACAACGTACTGCTTTGATCTGCTGGGCTTTGGCCGCAGTTCACGGCCACGTCTTTCGAGGGACCCTCTGGAAGCTGAATACCAGTTTGTGCAGA GTATCGAAGAGTGGCGAGCACAGGTTGGTCTCGATCGCTTTGTATTGCTGGGACACAGCATGGGTGGCTTCCTGGCTGCCTCGTATGCATTGCGCTTTCCTGAGCGTGTGGCCCACCTTGTACTTGCTGACCCATGGGGTTTCCCTGAGCGCAACACCCCTCGTCCAGCACTGCAGCTGCCAAGTTGGGTCCGTGTGGTCTCCACCTTGCTCAGCCCCTTCAACCCTTTGGCAGCTGTGCGGATTGCAGGGCCTTGGG GTCCTCGGCTAGTAGAAAAGATCAGGCCAGATATTGGAAAGAAGTACGGACATGTGGTGGATGATAATCAGACAGTTCCACAGTACATTTACCACTGCAATGCTCAAACACCTAG TGGAGAATCAGCCTTCAAGGCTATGATGACGCAGTATGGCTGGGCTCGATACCCTATGATTAGCCGCATTGGAGAGCTCCATCAAGGTGTGCCTATGACATTCATCTATGGCTCAAG ATCTTGGGTTGACAAACAGCCTGGTATTCGTGTTCAGCGACTTAGGCAAGAGAGCGAAGTGGATGTTGAG ATCATTGATGGTGCTGGCCATCACATCTTTGCTGACAAACCTGATCAATTCAATGAAATTGTGTCGAAGATCTGTCGTGGAGCAGATGCAGCTGAGAAGACAAATCGTGCCTTGGCTGAGGAGAAGGAAAGAGAGGAGCGGGAGCAGAGAAAAATGATACATCGGCTTGCTCTCTGA
- the LOC126547336 gene encoding (Lyso)-N-acylphosphatidylethanolamine lipase-like isoform X3 — MKLPVRSSFVTIDSILGCKGSHQVRTLQLGPSTKVAAEEERVPLVLVHGFASGVALWLLNLDYLAQDRTTYCFDLLGFGRSSRPRLSRDPLEAEYQFVQSIEEWRAQVGLDRFVLLGHSMGGFLAASYALRFPERVAHLVLADPWGFPERNTPRPALQLPSWVRVVSTLLSPFNPLAAVRIAGPWGPRLVEKIRPDIGKKYGHVVDDNQTVPQYIYHCNAQTPSGESAFKAMMTQYGWARYPMISRIGELHQGVPMTFIYGSRSWVDKQPGIRVQRLRQESEVDVEIIDGAGHHIFADKPDQFNEIVSKICRGADAAEKTNRALAEEKEREEREQRKMIHRLAL, encoded by the exons ATGAAGCTTCCTGTTCGGTCTTCATTTGTGACCATAGACTCAATCCTGGGCTGCAAGGGCAGCCACCAGGTCCGCACCCTTCAGCTAGGTCCCAGTACGAAAGTAGCTGCAGAGGAAGAACGGGTTCCACTTGTGCTGGTGCATGGCTTTGCTTCGGGAGTGGCTCTCTGGCTGCTCAACCTGGATTACCTGGCCCAGGACCGCACAACGTACTGCTTTGATCTGCTGGGCTTTGGCCGCAGTTCACGGCCACGTCTTTCGAGGGACCCTCTGGAAGCTGAATACCAGTTTGTGCAGA GTATCGAAGAGTGGCGAGCACAGGTTGGTCTCGATCGCTTTGTATTGCTGGGACACAGCATGGGTGGCTTCCTGGCTGCCTCGTATGCATTGCGCTTTCCTGAGCGTGTGGCCCACCTTGTACTTGCTGACCCATGGGGTTTCCCTGAGCGCAACACCCCTCGTCCAGCACTGCAGCTGCCAAGTTGGGTCCGTGTGGTCTCCACCTTGCTCAGCCCCTTCAACCCTTTGGCAGCTGTGCGGATTGCAGGGCCTTGGG GTCCTCGGCTAGTAGAAAAGATCAGGCCAGATATTGGAAAGAAGTACGGACATGTGGTGGATGATAATCAGACAGTTCCACAGTACATTTACCACTGCAATGCTCAAACACCTAG TGGAGAATCAGCCTTCAAGGCTATGATGACGCAGTATGGCTGGGCTCGATACCCTATGATTAGCCGCATTGGAGAGCTCCATCAAGGTGTGCCTATGACATTCATCTATGGCTCAAG ATCTTGGGTTGACAAACAGCCTGGTATTCGTGTTCAGCGACTTAGGCAAGAGAGCGAAGTGGATGTTGAG ATCATTGATGGTGCTGGCCATCACATCTTTGCTGACAAACCTGATCAATTCAATGAAATTGTGTCGAAGATCTGTCGTGGAGCAGATGCAGCTGAGAAGACAAATCGTGCCTTGGCTGAGGAGAAGGAAAGAGAGGAGCGGGAGCAGAGAAAAATGATACATCGGCTTGCTCTCTGA